Proteins encoded together in one Solanum lycopersicum chromosome 7, SLM_r2.1 window:
- the LOC101249660 gene encoding DEAD-box ATP-dependent RNA helicase 53, mitochondrial produces MNSLVLLKKSSSLHASKRVALNALTHLFFSPSTSGEDKFISGNTQFNSFTTVSTANTSTNGNWVDRKFGVSVRGFHSGRYLRAGYAVANLPEDDEGLEISKLGISQEIVSALEKKGITKLFPIQRAVLEPAMQGSDMIGRARTGTGKTLAFGIPIMDKIIRFNEKHGRGRNPLALILAPTRELAKQVDKEFFESAPGLDTLCVYGGVPISRQMSSLDRGVDVVVGTPGRIIDLLKRGALNLAEIQFVVLDEADQMLNVGFAEDVETILENVPQKHQTLMFSATMPSWILKITNKFLKNPVHIDLVGDSDQKLADGISLFSIACDMHQKPAILGPLITEHAKGGKCIVFTQTKRDADKLSYVMQKSFNCEALHGDISQTQRERTLSGFRQGQFNVLVATDVAARGLDVPNVDLVVHYELPNSSEIFVHRSGRTGRAGKKGSAILIHSSGQHRDVKGIERDVGCRFIELPRIEVEAGATDMFSDMGRGGGRFGSYGGMGGGRFGDSGSGRSGGYGNSGGRFGGQGGYSGRTGGFGGSGFGRSGGSFGGSSSGRSGNFGGSGDMRDSNRQGGFGNFGGSDRSGGFGSSNRTGGFGNFESSNRSSGFGGFGSGRSSGFGDSRSDNENRSGKKFF; encoded by the exons atgaataGTCTTGTTCTATTGAAGAAGTCTTCTTCTTTACATGCCTCGAAAAGGGTTGCTCTTAATGCCCTTACTCATCTATTCTTCTCGCCGTCGACGTCCGGCGAAGACAAGTTCATTTCGGGAAACACTCAATTTAACAGCTTTACCACTGTTAGTACGGCTAATACTTCGACAAATGGAAACTGGGTTGATAGGAAATTTGGGGTTTCTGTAAGAGGGTTTCATTCAGGTCGGTATTTACGAGCTGGATATGCAGTGGCGAATTTACCTGAGGATGATGAAGGACTTGAGATATCAAAACTTGGTATATCTCAGGAGATCGTTTCTGCTTTGGAGAAAAAGGGAATTACTAAGCTCTTTCCTATTCAG AGAGCTGTTCTGGAACCAGCAATGCAAGGATCTGACATGATAGGTCGAGCTAGAACTGGAACTGGGAAGACACTAGCTTTTGGGATTCCCATCATGGATAAGATCATTCGCTTCAATGAGAAACATGG ACGTGGAAGGAATCCTTTGGCTTTAATCTTGGCGCCTACCAGAGAACTTGCTAAACAAGTGGATAAAGAATTTTTTGAATCTGCTCCTGGTCTGGATACGCTGTGTGTTTATGGTGGTGTTCCCATTTCACGCCAAATGAGTTCCCTGGACAGGGGAGTTGATGTTGTTGTGGGAACGCCAGGTCGGATTATTGATCTGCTGAAGAGGGGTGCTTTGAATTTGGCAGAAATCCAGTTTGTTGTTCTAGATGAAGCTGATCAAATGCTTAATGTGGGTTTTGCGGAGGATGTCGAGACCATATTAGAAAATGTTCCGCAGAAGCACCAGACACTGATGTTTTCAGCCACAATGCCCAGTTGGATATTAAAAATTACCAACAAGTTCCTGAAAAATCCAGTTCACATTGATCTT GTAGGAGATTCTGATCAGAAACTGGCTGATGGGATTTCTTTGTTTTCAATTGCTTGTGATATGCATCAGAAACCCGCAATTCTTGGACCTCTGATAACT GAGCATGCAAAAGGAGGCAAGTGTATTGTTTTTACTCAAACTAAACGTGATGCTGATAAATTGTCGTATGTAATGCAAAAGAGTTTCAACTGTGAAGCTTTGCACGGGGACATCTCACAAACCCAGAGGGAGAGAACTTTATCAGGTTTTCGCCAAGGTCAATTCAATGTTTTGGTGGCTACTGATGTTGCTGCTCGAGGACTTGATGTACCTAATGTTGATCTG GTGGTACATTATGAGCTTCCAAACTCATCAGAGATCTTTGTTCATCGATCTGGTCGAACTGGGCGTGCTGGGAAGAAAGGAAGTGCAATTCTGATTCATTCGTCAGGCCAACATAGGGATGTGAAAGGAATCGAACGTGATGTAGGATGCAGATTTATCGAG CTTCCAAGGATAGAAGTAGAGGCTGGAGCAACAGACATGTTCAGTGACATGGGCAGAGGTGGGGGCCGCTTTGGCTCTTATGGAGGCATGGGAGGTGGTCGGTTTGGTGATTCTGGTTCAGGTCGCTCTGGTGGCTATGGAAATTCTGGCGGCAGGTTTGGGGGGCAAGGCGGATATTCTGGTCGAACAGGTGGATTTGGTGGATCTGGTTTTGGACGATCAGGAGGTAGCTTTGGTGGATCAAGCTCAGGTCGCTCGGGGAATTTTGGTGGTTCCGGGGACATGCGTGACTCCAATCGCCAGGGAGGATTTGGTAATTTTGGTGGTTCAGATCGTAGTGGCGGTTTTGGAAGTTCAAACCGGACTGGTGGCTTTGGAAACTTCGAGAGTTCAAACCGCTCAAGTGGTTTTGGAGGATTTGGTTCAGGCCGCTCTAGTGGATTTGGTGATTCACGCTCTGACAATGAAAATCGTTCTGGGAAGAAATTTTTCTAG